In Promicromonospora sukumoe, the following proteins share a genomic window:
- a CDS encoding LacI family DNA-binding transcriptional regulator, with the protein MATIKDVAALAGVSLGTASRVLSGSSQTSPDSRARVTAAAKELNYIANGPARSLRRSRTDVLGLLVSDIRNPFFSELAHAAEREAQRRGYTVLLANADEDADQEAAYLRTFASQRIDGLLIAPQGSDVTPLHALRDGGLPLVFVDRSVEGLDVPTIGTDNEDGVRRALTWLHGRGHREVAFVGGPPEVSTGRERRAAFLRFRDELGLSADPRLVAHGDFRAESGVEAMHAVLASGARPTAVLSADGLMTLGVARALREAGPVGADAAEPLDAVEIVSFDDLDWFSLVSPPISAVRNDATAIGRLGVTALVDVIEGRPGASHRVATSFVDRSGEPGGSAGSAEAGA; encoded by the coding sequence GTGGCCACGATCAAGGACGTCGCAGCGCTGGCGGGAGTCTCCCTCGGCACCGCGTCGCGGGTGCTGAGCGGCAGCAGCCAGACCTCCCCCGACTCGCGGGCCCGCGTCACGGCCGCGGCCAAGGAGCTCAACTACATCGCCAACGGCCCCGCGCGGTCGCTGCGCCGGTCGCGCACCGACGTGCTCGGGCTGCTCGTCTCCGACATCCGCAACCCGTTCTTCTCCGAGCTGGCGCACGCCGCCGAGCGCGAGGCGCAGCGGCGCGGCTACACCGTGCTGCTCGCCAACGCCGACGAGGACGCCGACCAGGAGGCCGCCTACCTGCGCACCTTCGCCTCCCAGCGGATCGACGGCCTGCTCATCGCCCCGCAGGGCTCCGACGTGACCCCGCTGCACGCCCTGCGCGACGGCGGCCTGCCGCTGGTCTTCGTGGACCGGTCGGTCGAGGGTCTCGACGTGCCCACCATCGGCACCGACAACGAGGACGGCGTGCGCCGCGCGCTGACCTGGCTGCACGGCCGCGGGCACCGGGAGGTCGCGTTCGTGGGCGGGCCGCCCGAGGTCTCGACCGGCCGCGAGCGCCGTGCCGCCTTCCTGCGGTTCCGGGACGAGCTCGGCCTGTCGGCCGACCCGCGCCTCGTGGCGCACGGCGACTTCCGGGCCGAGAGCGGCGTGGAGGCGATGCACGCGGTGCTCGCCTCGGGCGCGCGTCCGACGGCGGTGCTCAGCGCCGACGGCCTGATGACGCTGGGTGTGGCGCGGGCGCTGCGGGAGGCCGGGCCCGTGGGCGCGGACGCGGCCGAGCCGCTGGACGCCGTCGAGATCGTGTCGTTCGACGACCTCGACTGGTTCTCGCTGGTCTCCCCGCCGATCTCGGCGGTGCGCAACGACGCCACGGCGATCGGCCGGCTGGGCGTCACCGCGCTGGTCGACGTGATCGAGGGCCGCCCGGGGGCGTCGCACCGGGTCGCGACGTCGTTCGTGGACCGATCGGGCGAGCCCGGCGGGTCCGCCGGGTCCGCCGAGGCGGGCGCGTGA